In a genomic window of Prochlorococcus marinus subsp. marinus str. CCMP1375:
- a CDS encoding TM0106 family RecB-like putative nuclease — protein sequence MFEVMKRQITPTQLALFSRSPVIGAWWEELNKIDPESAPKPQPDSLDKLLIDFGHEHEKILINDLIAQGYRVNVKWVKGKMTSLNFQETLDAMHNGDDYIYQACLQNDELRGSVDLLQRIDKSSKLGPWSYIPIECKLSSHPKPIYLVQGCAYCELLEPILGTRPQHFKLYLGGKKFEKGADGFLVNDYWMWYRRLRDRYRKFLDTFDSNKQPEHAPGDHGHWSSFIEEELVKKRDLILVAGMRQSQREKLIKAGISTIEQLANKVANKSNTTTIPDLDENMFIRLKEQAEIQTSPMGEGGRPPYKVRPLDEQTKGLEMLPEGDTGDIWFDMEGYPNPLTGKKLEYLFGACYKNNEDKVEFFPLWAHDEIQEEKAFNDFIEWVKNRRIAYPKLHVYHYANYEKAALGNLALKYKDHQPLWEEWLREELFVDLYPIVRNGILLGAPSYSIKKVEKLYLGDRNEEISTAVDSVVQYAEWLKSGEAKLTGDSISSSERLQNLQDYNEKDCESTKQLQDFLIDRQREMLISPRLNKFSNLEEEVLNKKLRDLELIAKKMRKEVSDPNNDQHLKGSDGLSFKHQKLVSYLIEFHETEGKVEWWEFFNRRDQTTSDERYYDTEIIANARKIGKKTIKKSEGYIYEFKAEQPLKLSNKPGLNMSFSLAEFRKKKERLISKDKLGTNNNEDKKKIFSLVGNFCENDPTKIVLKVGAKKKEYLDEMGFKELPSHCDLILFPRQIYQYMLPDLVRQAKAWVEVKKPFSKAMVHLLEKRKIPELIKLNQQICNTPDKVATLLTDFLSTAKGIALSLQGPPGTGKTTVTGELIARLVKEGKRIAVSSQTHEAINNLLKCVDEKAESLAVNPFIVKISSGTSKKSDKRSLKGTKIQSISQKAFNSEHTVLGATVFSLVKECFSEEPFDLLVVDEAGQVSLSNLLFMSQCARNILLVGDQNQLSQPNRAAHPENSDLSCLDYMMGDEKIVPTDRGVFLATSWRMPPSLTSVVSELFYQGELQSCISKSENKILWEGLQQGLSFEPVEHSSNSSESKEEIDRIEQLVNQLLGCSYQLVQQNSEGTSLLQGIIGRDEILITAPYNLQVNRLERRLSSKARIGTVDRFQGQQAPISIHSLTASDAENAPRGIGFVLDPDRLNVAISRAQCLSIVVGSPSLATGIAGTVEGVMQLNRLCRIMDTATK from the coding sequence ATGTTTGAAGTAATGAAACGTCAAATCACACCCACTCAACTTGCATTATTTAGTAGAAGTCCAGTTATTGGTGCTTGGTGGGAAGAGTTAAATAAAATTGATCCAGAGAGTGCACCAAAACCACAGCCTGACTCATTGGATAAATTATTGATTGACTTTGGTCATGAACACGAAAAAATATTGATTAACGATTTAATAGCACAAGGATACAGAGTGAATGTGAAGTGGGTTAAAGGAAAGATGACATCACTCAATTTCCAAGAGACACTAGATGCCATGCACAACGGAGATGATTATATATATCAAGCTTGTTTGCAAAATGATGAACTTCGAGGCTCGGTTGATCTCCTTCAGCGAATTGATAAGTCTTCGAAACTAGGGCCATGGAGTTATATACCAATTGAATGCAAACTCTCTAGTCATCCTAAGCCTATTTATTTAGTCCAAGGATGCGCATATTGCGAGTTGCTTGAGCCTATCCTTGGGACACGACCTCAACATTTTAAGCTTTATTTAGGGGGAAAGAAATTTGAGAAAGGAGCAGATGGATTTTTAGTTAATGACTATTGGATGTGGTATAGACGTCTTCGTGATCGATATCGGAAGTTTCTAGACACTTTCGATTCTAATAAACAACCAGAACATGCTCCTGGTGATCATGGTCATTGGTCTTCTTTTATTGAAGAAGAATTAGTGAAGAAACGAGATTTGATCCTTGTTGCTGGTATGAGACAAAGTCAGAGGGAAAAGTTGATTAAAGCAGGTATATCCACTATTGAGCAACTTGCTAATAAAGTTGCTAATAAATCAAATACGACAACCATACCTGATTTAGATGAGAATATGTTTATTAGATTAAAGGAACAAGCTGAGATTCAGACATCTCCAATGGGAGAAGGAGGGAGACCACCTTATAAAGTTCGCCCCTTAGATGAGCAGACGAAAGGTTTAGAAATGTTGCCTGAGGGTGATACTGGAGATATTTGGTTTGATATGGAGGGATACCCAAACCCCCTTACAGGGAAGAAACTTGAATATCTTTTTGGTGCTTGTTATAAAAATAACGAAGACAAGGTCGAGTTTTTTCCTTTATGGGCCCATGATGAGATACAAGAAGAGAAAGCTTTTAATGATTTTATTGAATGGGTAAAAAATCGCCGTATAGCTTACCCCAAGCTTCATGTTTACCATTATGCAAATTATGAAAAAGCAGCTTTAGGGAATCTTGCTTTAAAGTATAAGGATCATCAACCTTTGTGGGAAGAATGGTTAAGAGAAGAACTATTTGTCGATCTCTATCCTATCGTTCGAAATGGGATACTTCTTGGGGCTCCAAGTTATTCGATTAAAAAGGTTGAAAAGCTCTATTTAGGTGATCGTAACGAAGAAATTAGTACTGCTGTTGATTCTGTTGTGCAATATGCAGAATGGTTAAAGTCCGGAGAAGCAAAATTAACGGGTGATTCAATTTCGTCAAGTGAGCGACTTCAAAACCTTCAAGATTACAACGAAAAGGATTGTGAGTCTACTAAGCAACTTCAAGATTTTCTCATTGATAGGCAGAGGGAGATGCTCATTTCTCCTCGTCTTAATAAGTTCAGTAATTTAGAGGAGGAGGTTTTAAATAAAAAGCTTAGAGATTTAGAACTAATAGCAAAGAAAATGAGAAAAGAAGTTTCAGATCCAAATAATGATCAACACCTAAAAGGATCAGATGGGTTGAGTTTTAAACATCAAAAGCTTGTCTCATATTTGATTGAGTTTCATGAAACAGAGGGGAAGGTTGAATGGTGGGAGTTCTTTAACCGGAGAGATCAAACGACTTCTGATGAGCGATATTACGATACAGAAATAATTGCTAATGCTAGAAAAATAGGCAAAAAAACAATTAAAAAAAGTGAAGGATATATTTATGAATTTAAAGCTGAACAGCCTTTAAAGCTTTCGAATAAACCTGGTCTGAATATGTCCTTTTCTTTAGCTGAATTTAGAAAGAAAAAAGAGAGACTTATTTCTAAAGATAAATTAGGTACAAATAATAATGAAGATAAAAAGAAAATATTTTCTCTTGTAGGCAACTTTTGTGAAAATGATCCAACAAAAATTGTTCTCAAAGTTGGAGCCAAGAAGAAAGAATATTTAGATGAAATGGGTTTTAAAGAACTTCCCTCGCATTGTGATTTGATTCTTTTTCCTAGGCAGATTTATCAATATATGCTTCCTGATTTAGTTAGACAAGCCAAAGCCTGGGTCGAGGTAAAGAAACCATTTTCAAAGGCAATGGTTCATTTATTAGAAAAAAGGAAAATACCTGAACTTATAAAGCTCAATCAGCAAATTTGTAATACACCAGATAAGGTAGCTACCTTATTAACTGACTTTTTATCAACAGCAAAGGGGATTGCACTTTCACTGCAAGGTCCTCCTGGAACTGGAAAAACTACTGTTACAGGAGAACTCATTGCTAGATTGGTGAAAGAAGGTAAACGAATAGCTGTTAGTTCCCAGACTCATGAGGCGATTAATAATCTACTTAAGTGTGTAGATGAAAAGGCAGAGTCATTAGCAGTAAATCCTTTTATTGTTAAAATAAGTAGTGGTACGAGTAAGAAAAGTGATAAGCGATCTCTTAAGGGGACAAAAATACAGTCAATTAGTCAGAAAGCTTTCAACTCCGAACATACTGTGCTTGGTGCCACAGTTTTTAGCTTAGTGAAGGAATGTTTTAGTGAGGAACCTTTTGATCTTTTAGTTGTTGATGAGGCTGGGCAGGTCTCTTTAAGTAATCTTTTGTTTATGAGTCAGTGTGCTCGCAATATTTTGCTTGTTGGCGATCAAAATCAATTGTCTCAACCAAATCGTGCGGCACATCCAGAAAATAGTGATTTAAGTTGCTTGGATTATATGATGGGGGATGAAAAAATAGTGCCTACTGACCGAGGTGTGTTTTTGGCTACCAGTTGGAGAATGCCTCCATCATTAACTTCAGTTGTTTCTGAGCTTTTTTATCAAGGTGAACTGCAGTCATGTATATCTAAATCAGAGAACAAGATCCTTTGGGAAGGATTACAACAAGGCTTGTCTTTTGAACCAGTGGAGCATTCTTCTAATTCAAGTGAAAGCAAGGAAGAAATTGATCGAATTGAGCAATTGGTGAATCAATTGCTTGGTTGCTCATATCAATTGGTTCAACAAAATAGCGAAGGGACATCATTACTTCAAGGCATTATTGGCCGTGATGAGATACTGATTACGGCTCCTTATAACCTTCAAGTAAATCGACTTGAGAGGCGTTTATCTAGTAAAGCTCGAATAGGAACTGTTGACCGTTTTCAAGGCCAACAAGCTCCTATATCGATTCATTCCCTTACTGCAAGTGATGCTGAAAATGCTCCTAGAGGAATTGGATTTGTTTTGGACCCAGATCGTTTAAATGTTGCAATTAGCCGAGCTCAATGTTTATCTATTGTCGTTGGCTCTCCTTCTCTGGCCACAGGGATTGCGGGTACTGTTGAAGGCGTTATGCAGTTAAACCGACTTTGCCGAATCATGGACACAGCGACCAAATAA